A window from Leptospira meyeri encodes these proteins:
- a CDS encoding TolC family protein, translating into MKFCNILLFVLVTTGPVVTLSAKPILIKELWQTALQSNPDFLSAKADYDKAFFENEKSYASYLPTVNVLASARQSSANFSGSGTVNDPLINGSTAGSNTNQQTSSGESRPTAINRYSVGLSTNQNLFAGFKDKSGIDKTEALLQAAKQTLHDSRLKVCFELKSGYSQMLYAKELHQLSEKIKERRTKNRDLVKLRYEVGREHKGSFLLSESFVKQSEFEVSSAFRLFESNVNEVERVISNRLDININSEFVYEPVLEKKFSEKEKETLLESHPSVMAEQSKVRAAQANIGVAEAGFYPDLNLSATVTRQDDVWLPKPRNYSFGLNLTYPLFNGGRDYYNVKIAKTEYEKSIHTRDSKKNTLAFSLEQSHLNFKNASEQLVVLTEFYKASEIRAMIARSQYSNGLISFENWDIIENDLINREKNLLIGKRDLGLAEATYLRNLGKCFDED; encoded by the coding sequence GTGAAGTTTTGTAATATTCTATTGTTTGTTTTGGTAACAACAGGGCCGGTTGTTACCCTTTCGGCAAAACCGATTCTTATAAAAGAACTTTGGCAAACAGCCTTACAATCCAATCCCGATTTTTTATCGGCAAAGGCTGATTATGACAAAGCCTTTTTTGAAAATGAAAAAAGTTATGCATCCTATTTACCCACCGTAAATGTTTTGGCTTCCGCAAGGCAATCCTCTGCCAATTTTAGTGGATCAGGTACTGTGAATGACCCTTTGATTAACGGATCTACAGCGGGATCTAATACAAACCAACAAACGAGTTCTGGAGAATCAAGACCAACGGCAATCAATCGCTACTCGGTAGGACTTAGCACAAATCAAAATCTTTTTGCCGGGTTTAAAGATAAAAGTGGAATAGATAAAACAGAAGCTTTGTTGCAGGCAGCAAAACAGACATTACATGATTCAAGATTAAAAGTTTGTTTTGAATTAAAGTCTGGTTATTCACAAATGTTGTATGCCAAAGAATTACACCAACTCTCAGAAAAAATTAAAGAACGACGTACAAAAAATCGTGATTTGGTAAAACTACGTTATGAAGTCGGTCGGGAACATAAAGGAAGTTTTTTACTCAGTGAATCTTTTGTAAAACAATCCGAATTTGAAGTATCTTCTGCTTTTCGATTATTTGAAAGTAATGTGAATGAAGTGGAACGAGTGATTTCCAATCGTTTGGATATAAATATCAATTCAGAATTTGTTTATGAGCCTGTTTTGGAAAAAAAGTTTTCGGAAAAAGAAAAGGAGACTTTGCTTGAGTCACATCCTTCTGTTATGGCTGAACAATCCAAAGTACGTGCTGCTCAAGCAAATATTGGTGTGGCAGAGGCAGGATTTTATCCTGATTTGAATTTAAGTGCAACAGTCACCAGACAAGATGATGTATGGTTACCAAAACCCAGAAATTATAGTTTTGGTTTGAACTTAACCTATCCATTGTTCAATGGTGGAAGAGATTATTATAATGTAAAAATTGCGAAAACCGAATATGAAAAATCAATTCATACAAGAGACTCAAAAAAAAATACCCTAGCATTTTCTTTAGAACAATCACATCTTAATTTCAAAAATGCTTCAGAACAATTGGTAGTATTGACAGAATTTTATAAAGCTTCGGAGATTCGTGCTATGATTGCCAGGTCCCAATATTCGAATGGACTGATTAGTTTTGAAAATTGGGATATCATTGAAAACGATTTGATCAATCGAGAAAAAAATCTATTAATAGGCAAACGGGATTTGGGTTTGGCGGAAGCTACATATTTGAGAAATTTAGGAAAGTGTTTTGATGAAGATTAA
- a CDS encoding efflux RND transporter periplasmic adaptor subunit: MKIKFVLVAATLVIISLSLYFFGFGKSKPNTKLESSKVFRGDLVVTVRATGTAIPKNRLEIKPPIAGRVESILVNEGNQVARGKIIAWMSSTERAALLDAARAKGEEELKKWEDFYKPTPVISPLRGLVIASNISPGQTVTQQDILYVLSDNLMIQAKVDETDLSKIKIGQIANITVDSYSDAAIQAKVTHIGYEAITENNVTMYNVDLELKTIPEYLRSGMSITIDFIVSEERDVLLLANEFVKGNSKKGIVLKKLEGELVETSVSIGKSDDQNTVILSGLEENEVVYRKKKIQEEKKSGSNGPFSSPKMPKR, translated from the coding sequence ATGAAGATTAAATTTGTTTTGGTAGCGGCCACATTAGTGATCATTTCACTCTCCCTATATTTTTTTGGATTTGGGAAATCAAAACCAAATACGAAACTAGAATCTTCCAAAGTGTTTCGGGGGGATTTGGTTGTTACCGTAAGAGCCACTGGTACAGCCATACCTAAAAACCGTTTGGAGATCAAACCTCCAATTGCAGGACGTGTGGAATCCATTTTAGTAAATGAAGGAAATCAAGTAGCACGAGGCAAAATCATTGCTTGGATGAGTTCGACAGAAAGGGCAGCTTTGTTAGATGCTGCCAGGGCAAAAGGGGAAGAAGAACTTAAAAAATGGGAAGATTTTTACAAACCAACACCTGTGATTTCACCTTTGCGAGGTTTGGTGATTGCATCCAACATTAGTCCTGGGCAAACAGTGACCCAACAAGATATTCTCTATGTTCTTTCAGATAATTTGATGATCCAGGCAAAAGTGGACGAAACAGATCTTTCAAAAATAAAGATAGGCCAAATTGCAAATATTACTGTGGATTCTTATTCGGATGCCGCCATCCAAGCGAAAGTGACTCATATTGGATATGAAGCCATCACTGAGAATAATGTGACTATGTACAACGTTGATTTAGAATTAAAAACCATTCCTGAATATCTAAGGAGTGGAATGTCAATAACGATCGATTTTATAGTTTCCGAAGAAAGAGATGTTTTGCTTCTTGCAAATGAATTTGTAAAAGGAAATTCTAAAAAAGGAATCGTTTTAAAAAAACTAGAGGGAGAGTTAGTCGAAACTTCTGTTAGCATCGGAAAGAGTGATGATCAGAATACTGTTATTCTCTCAGGGTTAGAAGAAAACGAAGTGGTGTATCGAAAGAAAAAAATTCAGGAAGAAAAAAAGTCAGGCAGCAACGGACCATTTTCTTCACCCAAAATGCCGAAGAGATAA
- a CDS encoding MacB family efflux pump subunit: MLAIEIQNLNKSYTIGNSKFPVLSGIHLEITQGEFVAIMGPSGSGKSTLLQVMGLLDHVDSGTYRLFGREVSGESSDVLSDVRGSMIGFVFQQFHLLAKSNASQNVSLPSLYTNVDHTEKKAEEQLRKVGLESRMFHTPNELSGGQQQRVAIARALLVDPPIIFADEPTGNLDSKSKIEIMLELQRLHKEGKTIVMVTHEPEMAEFCDRIIHVSDGKIVSDEGKKRKKDLVSFPKTNLKRKTGWPLFQGIFLQSLFSLSSNRLRTFLSALGILFGVVCVISVMALGEGAKKSVEEQFSSLGANLVIVRTGGMRSGGVSLEAGTVNRLDVFDVGAVSKKFPEVKQISAVVNGRGQLVFGNRNWNSYITGASPNYESLRNLEPLEGRFFTEEENQKRALVCLVGNTVVKELYEGKNPVGTYLKVNRILFRVIGLLPEKGSAGFRDQDDVILMPLNTAMRRLLNKDAVDSLEMELEKTESSEEFTSSLKRFLHERHGTSESMGNIYQVMNMADIQTAVSETNQTMTTLLIALATVSLVVGGIGIMNIMLVSVKERTKEIGLRKALGARESDIRMQFLIESTLTSLTGGIVGLVFGIFSVLFLQEYFGWSIVLSFPSIGFAFIFSISIGILFGWWPSEYAAKLSPIVALRSE, translated from the coding sequence TTGTTAGCAATTGAAATTCAGAATTTAAATAAATCATATACGATTGGGAATTCAAAGTTCCCGGTACTTTCCGGTATTCATTTAGAAATTACCCAAGGTGAATTTGTTGCGATCATGGGTCCTTCGGGTTCTGGAAAATCAACACTTTTACAAGTGATGGGATTACTCGATCATGTTGATTCGGGCACCTATCGTTTGTTTGGTCGAGAAGTCAGTGGAGAATCTTCTGATGTATTGTCCGATGTTCGAGGAAGTATGATTGGGTTTGTATTCCAACAATTTCATTTGTTAGCAAAATCAAATGCATCCCAAAACGTAAGTCTCCCTTCTTTGTATACAAATGTGGATCATACAGAAAAAAAAGCCGAAGAACAACTGAGAAAAGTAGGTTTGGAAAGTAGAATGTTTCATACTCCTAATGAACTTTCTGGTGGCCAACAACAAAGGGTAGCCATCGCTCGAGCTCTTCTTGTCGATCCACCAATTATATTTGCCGACGAACCCACTGGAAACTTAGATTCAAAAAGCAAAATCGAAATCATGTTGGAATTACAACGCCTTCATAAAGAAGGGAAAACCATTGTGATGGTAACACATGAACCAGAAATGGCGGAGTTTTGCGATCGTATCATTCATGTCAGTGACGGTAAGATTGTATCGGATGAAGGGAAAAAGAGAAAAAAAGATTTAGTTTCATTTCCCAAAACAAATTTGAAACGGAAAACGGGGTGGCCTCTTTTCCAAGGAATTTTTTTACAATCTTTGTTTTCCTTATCCTCGAATCGTTTGCGGACATTTTTGTCGGCTCTTGGAATTCTTTTTGGTGTTGTCTGTGTTATCTCGGTGATGGCACTTGGGGAAGGGGCAAAAAAATCAGTAGAGGAACAGTTTTCTTCGTTAGGTGCTAATTTAGTCATCGTAAGAACTGGTGGAATGCGTAGCGGAGGAGTTTCTCTAGAAGCCGGTACTGTCAATCGATTGGATGTATTTGATGTAGGAGCTGTGTCAAAAAAATTTCCTGAAGTAAAACAAATCTCCGCTGTTGTAAACGGAAGAGGACAACTTGTTTTTGGTAATCGAAATTGGAATAGTTACATCACTGGTGCCAGTCCCAATTATGAATCTCTTCGAAATTTAGAACCATTGGAAGGAAGGTTTTTCACAGAAGAAGAAAACCAAAAAAGAGCTTTAGTTTGTCTTGTAGGAAATACAGTAGTTAAAGAATTGTATGAAGGAAAAAATCCTGTAGGAACTTATTTAAAAGTAAATCGAATTCTATTTCGTGTGATTGGCCTTTTACCTGAAAAAGGAAGTGCTGGATTTCGTGACCAAGACGATGTAATTCTTATGCCCTTGAATACAGCAATGCGAAGATTGTTAAACAAAGATGCTGTCGACAGTTTAGAAATGGAATTAGAAAAAACGGAATCTTCAGAAGAATTCACATCTTCCTTAAAACGTTTTTTACATGAAAGACATGGAACGAGCGAATCAATGGGTAATATATACCAAGTGATGAACATGGCCGATATCCAAACAGCAGTCTCAGAAACAAACCAAACGATGACAACCTTACTCATTGCATTGGCAACCGTTTCTCTTGTTGTCGGTGGGATTGGAATTATGAACATTATGTTGGTTTCTGTGAAGGAACGAACAAAAGAAATTGGTCTCCGGAAGGCTCTTGGTGCAAGAGAGTCTGATATTCGTATGCAGTTTTTAATTGAATCCACTTTGACAAGTTTGACAGGGGGAATTGTTGGACTTGTTTTTGGAATTTTTTCTGTTTTGTTTTTGCAAGAATACTTTGGTTGGAGTATTGTTTTATCCTTTCCTTCTATTGGATTTGCTTTCATATTTTCTATATCGATTGGAATTCTTTTCGGCTGGTGGCCTTCTGAATACGCAGCAAAATTGAGTCCGATTGTGGCCCTAAGATCAGAATGA
- a CDS encoding TetR/AcrR family transcriptional regulator, whose protein sequence is MNIKLNPRKIPQQKRSKERYQKIVDTTIELLGEVGYDDLTTDLIAERSGIPVGSIYQFFPNKESIIYSHAESCYLVLHDFFFKLLDEELKKRKKFTPEFIDFTLHSFERTLNEVKGYRLINSILYTNQALLKLDIESNERFAKSLAEKVILYLFPKVDKKRAYYSSLMIVETVDSVVKIAQRKGKPAEKKAVLSELQNLLFVYFSSFL, encoded by the coding sequence ATGAATATAAAACTAAATCCAAGGAAAATTCCCCAACAAAAACGATCGAAGGAAAGGTACCAAAAAATTGTTGATACAACGATAGAGTTGTTAGGTGAGGTTGGGTATGATGATTTAACAACGGATTTAATTGCAGAAAGAAGTGGGATACCTGTCGGTTCTATTTACCAATTTTTTCCAAACAAAGAATCCATTATTTATTCCCATGCGGAATCTTGCTATTTGGTGCTTCATGACTTTTTTTTCAAACTTCTTGATGAAGAACTTAAAAAAAGAAAAAAATTCACACCTGAATTCATTGATTTTACCCTACACTCCTTTGAACGGACGTTAAATGAGGTAAAAGGTTATCGTTTGATCAATTCAATTCTTTATACAAACCAAGCGTTGTTAAAACTAGACATTGAAAGTAATGAACGCTTTGCAAAATCCTTAGCGGAAAAAGTAATTCTTTATTTGTTTCCCAAGGTGGATAAAAAAAGGGCTTACTATAGTTCTCTAATGATCGTGGAAACTGTCGATTCTGTAGTTAAAATTGCGCAAAGAAAGGGAAAACCGGCTGAAAAAAAGGCAGTCCTCTCTGAACTACAAAATCTCTTATTTGTATATTTTTCCTCCTTCCTTTGA
- a CDS encoding right-handed parallel beta-helix repeat-containing protein, whose protein sequence is MKQTKKYLLGIFIAVFITFGMNHCSSEDPANSAFVHVTMMDNAFHPPVIRTFKGGKIRFVNEGNNPHNAISITKDWSTEKTFGNLAMFRGAHTDVFFPEEGVFPYFCSFHASPDGKIGMTGVAVIGDAAYNPQTNIAKSKISKKWTGVTRKVPSQYKTIQNAVDAASPGDLVLVAKGIYKEEVTVTTPSIVIRGEDRNETIIDGEFLRGNGIMVVGADGVAVENLTTRNATLNGVYWTGVKGYRGSYLTAYNNGDYGIYAFDSVDGLMEHSYASGSPDSGFYIGQCNPCNAIINDVISENNALGYSGTNSSGNLYLLSSIWRKNQLGIGPNTLDRELLPPQKQIVVKKNIVYDNNNTNAPSKKLEYPSIGNGIALLGALENLVEDNLVFNHNNYGILVTMNIDENIWISNNNVIRNNKVYHSGRGDIALSGPVNVGNCFEGNSYGVSSPPFLESLQSCSGLRYPHTGDMSSSIGLLALFVQANLREFVLGSYKNQPIPEAQMNMPKESLANVIPAHDVFETNKGLIETAELPKLSQAEFDVATNKMYTSGWRVHFPGTLKTWYFHLMGYLLPFAIFAAWTGLSILDRFSVKGAKLDFYFWLILLVPFIGSLVYLYSKESKVSRVVRNTVVFGGILLFFTILAYAGYAMTAVTEPSV, encoded by the coding sequence ATGAAACAGACCAAAAAATATTTATTGGGAATCTTCATTGCAGTATTCATAACGTTCGGTATGAATCATTGTAGTTCGGAAGACCCCGCCAATTCGGCCTTCGTCCATGTTACGATGATGGACAATGCCTTCCACCCGCCAGTCATTCGGACATTCAAAGGCGGTAAAATTCGATTTGTGAATGAAGGAAACAACCCTCACAATGCCATCTCGATTACCAAAGATTGGTCCACAGAGAAGACATTTGGGAATTTGGCAATGTTTCGTGGTGCGCATACCGATGTGTTCTTCCCAGAAGAAGGTGTGTTCCCTTATTTCTGTTCCTTCCATGCTTCCCCTGATGGTAAAATTGGAATGACTGGAGTTGCAGTGATTGGTGATGCCGCTTACAATCCACAGACGAACATTGCAAAGTCGAAGATTTCGAAAAAATGGACAGGTGTGACTCGCAAAGTCCCTTCCCAATATAAAACTATTCAGAACGCTGTCGATGCTGCTTCACCTGGAGACTTAGTTCTTGTTGCAAAAGGTATCTATAAAGAAGAAGTGACAGTGACCACTCCTTCCATTGTGATTCGCGGTGAAGATCGTAATGAAACCATCATTGATGGAGAATTTTTACGTGGAAACGGAATTATGGTTGTTGGTGCTGATGGTGTGGCTGTCGAAAACCTAACAACGAGAAATGCAACTCTTAATGGTGTGTATTGGACAGGTGTTAAAGGATACCGCGGGTCTTATTTAACTGCATATAATAACGGCGATTATGGAATTTATGCATTTGATTCGGTAGACGGTCTTATGGAGCATTCCTATGCATCTGGATCTCCTGATTCTGGGTTCTATATTGGACAGTGTAATCCATGTAATGCGATAATCAATGACGTAATTTCAGAAAATAATGCACTTGGTTATTCTGGAACGAATTCGAGTGGTAACTTATATCTTTTGTCTTCCATTTGGAGAAAAAATCAATTGGGCATTGGGCCTAATACATTGGATCGTGAGTTACTTCCTCCACAAAAACAAATTGTGGTGAAAAAAAATATTGTGTATGACAATAACAATACCAATGCTCCTTCCAAAAAGTTGGAATATCCATCCATTGGAAATGGGATCGCACTCCTTGGTGCACTCGAAAACTTAGTAGAAGACAATTTAGTTTTCAACCATAACAACTATGGAATTTTAGTGACTATGAATATTGACGAAAATATTTGGATCTCCAATAATAACGTCATTCGCAACAACAAAGTGTATCATTCCGGTCGAGGGGACATTGCTCTGAGTGGTCCGGTCAACGTTGGAAATTGTTTTGAAGGAAACTCATACGGTGTATCAAGTCCACCATTTTTAGAATCCCTTCAATCATGTTCAGGACTTCGATACCCGCATACGGGAGATATGTCTTCGAGTATAGGATTACTTGCTTTATTTGTTCAAGCAAACCTACGTGAATTTGTGTTAGGTTCTTATAAAAACCAACCAATCCCTGAGGCTCAAATGAACATGCCTAAAGAAAGTTTGGCGAATGTGATTCCTGCGCACGACGTTTTTGAAACAAACAAAGGTTTGATTGAAACAGCGGAGTTACCAAAACTTAGCCAAGCGGAATTTGATGTTGCCACAAACAAAATGTATACTTCCGGATGGAGAGTTCATTTTCCTGGCACTTTAAAAACTTGGTATTTCCATTTGATGGGTTATTTATTGCCATTTGCCATTTTTGCGGCGTGGACTGGACTCTCCATCTTGGATCGATTCTCTGTGAAAGGTGCAAAACTAGATTTTTATTTCTGGTTGATTTTACTCGTTCCTTTTATCGGTTCTTTAGTTTATTTGTATTCAAAAGAATCTAAGGTTTCACGAGTTGTTCGAAATACCGTTGTTTTCGGTGGTATTTTACTTTTCTTTACAATTCTGGCTTATGCCGGTTATGCGATGACAGCGGTAACGGAACCGTCTGTATAA
- a CDS encoding PLDc N-terminal domain-containing protein, translated as METTFANPGFWTYFIGSYAYYLPFVLTMVWAPLALFGLSKQKDMDTTKQIIWSLVILVVPVLGPALYLLLVDKEYEKKFKQIAVGGGFGVFVLVWVLSLISHI; from the coding sequence ATGGAAACTACTTTTGCAAACCCAGGTTTTTGGACTTATTTTATCGGATCCTATGCGTATTACCTTCCTTTCGTTTTAACGATGGTATGGGCACCTTTAGCATTGTTTGGTTTATCTAAACAAAAAGATATGGACACAACAAAACAGATCATTTGGTCACTTGTGATTTTGGTTGTACCAGTTCTTGGCCCTGCACTATATCTTTTGTTAGTCGACAAGGAATATGAAAAAAAATTCAAACAAATCGCTGTTGGTGGTGGGTTTGGAGTATTTGTTCTTGTTTGGGTTTTGAGTTTAATTTCTCACATTTAA
- a CDS encoding multicopper oxidase domain-containing protein, translating into MDRKSFLTTLGFGVMGFVGSLFGSMRNNARNSEEICGPSDPNSSSTAANFGIVTTPTVSDNYQNSIGVGGSLRATNTYGSMAHPPFFIKEEYTERFYYPPNYSNTKSKVKDFSLNLFPLSMNIAHNINYPAWTFDGLVPGPVLRANLGDTLRIHVKNSSPDPHSLHFHGTHDPLEDGWEPIAPFGERTYQIEAGPVGLHPYHCHVPPLMLHTAKGLYGALLVDPPVKRKPAHEFVLTFSGWDTKGKGRNDYYTWNGISGIYDRYPMKVPVGERVRFYIQNMMEREPIITFHLHAQTFDIIRSLGSTVPDGHSDVVSLGQTERVVIEFVLNKKGRYMFHPHQTHMAENGGMGWIVAV; encoded by the coding sequence ATGGATCGGAAGAGTTTTTTAACGACACTGGGATTTGGGGTGATGGGCTTTGTGGGATCTTTGTTTGGTTCCATGAGAAATAACGCTCGAAATTCTGAAGAAATCTGTGGACCTTCTGATCCAAATAGTTCTTCCACTGCCGCAAACTTTGGAATTGTCACAACACCAACCGTAAGTGATAACTACCAAAACTCAATCGGGGTAGGCGGAAGTTTAAGAGCCACGAATACATATGGAAGTATGGCTCATCCTCCTTTTTTTATCAAAGAAGAGTATACAGAGCGCTTCTACTATCCACCTAACTATTCGAATACGAAAAGTAAGGTAAAAGATTTTAGTTTGAATCTTTTTCCTTTGAGTATGAATATTGCTCATAATATTAATTATCCAGCTTGGACTTTTGATGGACTTGTTCCAGGTCCAGTCCTTAGAGCAAATTTAGGTGATACCCTTCGTATCCACGTCAAAAATTCAAGTCCAGATCCTCATTCCTTACATTTTCATGGAACTCATGATCCCTTAGAAGATGGATGGGAACCCATTGCTCCTTTCGGGGAAAGGACTTATCAAATTGAAGCTGGACCCGTTGGCCTTCATCCTTATCATTGTCATGTACCTCCACTTATGTTACATACCGCCAAAGGTTTGTATGGTGCATTGCTTGTGGATCCTCCGGTCAAACGGAAACCAGCTCATGAATTTGTTTTAACATTTTCTGGTTGGGATACCAAAGGTAAGGGTCGGAACGATTATTATACATGGAATGGAATTTCAGGTATTTATGATAGATATCCTATGAAAGTTCCTGTGGGTGAACGAGTTCGCTTCTACATTCAAAATATGATGGAGAGAGAACCAATCATCACCTTTCATTTACATGCGCAAACTTTTGATATCATTCGTAGTTTAGGTTCAACTGTTCCAGATGGTCATTCTGATGTTGTGTCCCTTGGTCAAACAGAAAGAGTGGTAATCGAATTTGTCCTTAATAAAAAAGGTAGATATATGTTTCATCCACACCAAACACATATGGCGGAGAATGGAGGAATGGGTTGGATCGTTGCCGTATAA
- a CDS encoding SCO family protein — protein sequence MDRCRIKTVFILLVLTFSFFCKSKEDHIKEEWKHLSFVKPDGSLLEPKFWSEKKSVLYFGFSHCPDMCPLALTNFGRASLILGEKSNRFRFIFVTLDPERDSPATLKNYIQNFPGKNLTALSPNAESLTKLTDLFGIVREKVGDGKNYRIDHSNFIYVLDEDLNTLANFPGGVSANALATKLRELAGPEN from the coding sequence TTGGATCGTTGCCGTATAAAAACAGTATTTATTTTATTAGTTCTTACCTTCAGTTTTTTTTGCAAATCCAAAGAAGATCACATCAAAGAAGAATGGAAACACCTATCTTTTGTTAAACCGGATGGAAGTTTATTGGAGCCAAAATTTTGGTCTGAAAAAAAATCGGTTTTGTATTTTGGGTTTTCACATTGCCCCGATATGTGTCCACTCGCTCTGACAAACTTTGGAAGGGCTTCACTCATATTAGGTGAAAAATCCAATCGGTTTCGTTTTATTTTTGTAACTCTTGATCCCGAGAGAGATTCTCCTGCGACTCTTAAAAATTACATTCAAAATTTCCCTGGAAAAAATTTAACAGCTCTTTCTCCTAATGCGGAATCGTTAACAAAACTGACAGATTTATTTGGAATTGTTCGTGAAAAAGTCGGAGATGGAAAGAATTACCGAATCGATCATTCCAATTTTATTTATGTGTTAGATGAGGATTTGAACACACTTGCCAATTTTCCAGGTGGAGTTTCAGCAAATGCACTTGCTACAAAACTTAGAGAACTTGCTGGACCCGAGAATTAA
- a CDS encoding sensor histidine kinase: protein MENFWGRFLEKPTLSICLLTLVITVSLTSFAYSLLKPTDSSLAEYYLAENTEYFVGDIPADDNGTIDFQKMHKVYWESIFGWINDSELQRITDSEFIWLRSKAFPNHREKEELFLLLEHGGLNIEIFNEYGDSIFRYGNFSEQERLPNIFQSKFDWVKVPNDDSKYYYLRLYHKKGILFLISIVENLVGKQTALYREIALKNLTPIFFHSFFLMIGIICALVYFIEYKKQYNILLDFSAFSLCFGLLGLTSNVLIRYLFTNSETLFILTTISSNFVFIPMLSGVRRLFGSGSFRILDILIYIDVFICSLTTILVFSLPFFDLSHTLLISSRTFFILFNLLNILGPIFITFESWKKGNPEAFGHFIGFSVTLLLVILEIFLAIKANDNSTNKVVLWGVLFGVISQGFALERTIFANRQKAQTYKEDLLKAEKSLKESQLKTLQTKMSPHYLFNSLNTIHALHKIKPELIGDAILSLANNYRFISDRTDRDWIPFEEEWNFLEDYLHLQKLRFYDTVQIDFKKSGDFSAVVLPPLLLQPIIENSFKHGFRGSADEQFQLFIHAKMIRDSVFSFVVYDNGIGIREDLLTDKTKLLARSLGNIKERLRNIYSEFNFEVTRNFPEGARTEIEIILNSRVQQVL from the coding sequence ATGGAGAATTTTTGGGGCAGATTTTTAGAAAAACCAACTCTATCAATCTGCCTCCTAACTCTCGTCATCACCGTTAGCTTAACTTCTTTTGCTTATTCTTTATTAAAACCAACCGATAGTTCTTTAGCCGAATATTACCTAGCGGAAAATACGGAATACTTTGTCGGTGATATACCAGCTGATGACAATGGCACTATTGATTTTCAAAAAATGCACAAAGTGTATTGGGAATCGATCTTCGGTTGGATCAATGATTCTGAACTCCAACGAATTACAGACTCAGAATTTATTTGGTTACGCTCCAAAGCATTTCCAAATCACAGAGAGAAAGAAGAACTTTTTTTATTATTAGAACATGGTGGATTAAATATAGAGATTTTTAATGAATACGGAGATTCCATATTTAGATATGGAAATTTCTCTGAACAAGAAAGACTCCCCAATATTTTCCAATCAAAATTTGATTGGGTCAAGGTCCCAAATGATGATTCAAAATATTACTATTTAAGATTGTATCATAAAAAAGGGATTCTCTTTCTCATCTCTATCGTTGAAAACTTAGTAGGCAAACAAACTGCTCTCTACAGAGAAATTGCTTTAAAGAACTTAACACCGATTTTCTTTCATTCCTTTTTTTTGATGATTGGAATTATCTGCGCACTCGTCTATTTCATTGAATACAAAAAACAATACAACATACTCCTTGATTTTTCTGCATTTTCATTATGTTTTGGATTACTTGGACTCACATCCAATGTACTCATTCGATATCTCTTTACAAATTCAGAAACGTTATTCATTCTCACAACTATATCTTCCAATTTTGTTTTTATTCCAATGTTATCAGGAGTACGTCGTCTTTTCGGTAGCGGAAGTTTTCGCATTCTTGATATTTTAATTTATATAGATGTATTCATTTGTTCCTTAACCACTATATTAGTTTTCTCTCTCCCTTTCTTTGATTTATCACATACATTGCTTATTAGCAGCAGAACTTTTTTTATTTTATTCAATCTTTTGAATATTCTAGGACCAATTTTCATTACTTTTGAATCTTGGAAAAAAGGAAATCCAGAAGCCTTTGGACATTTTATCGGATTTAGCGTTACGCTTCTCCTTGTTATCTTAGAAATTTTCTTAGCTATCAAAGCGAATGATAACTCTACGAACAAAGTTGTTCTTTGGGGTGTTCTCTTTGGTGTAATCTCTCAAGGTTTTGCCTTAGAACGAACCATTTTTGCAAACAGACAAAAAGCTCAAACTTATAAAGAAGATCTGTTAAAAGCAGAAAAGTCACTAAAAGAAAGTCAACTGAAAACTCTACAAACAAAAATGAGTCCACATTATTTGTTCAATTCTTTGAATACAATCCATGCCCTTCATAAAATAAAACCAGAGTTAATTGGAGATGCAATTTTAAGTTTAGCAAATAATTATCGATTCATATCCGATCGAACGGATCGGGATTGGATTCCTTTTGAAGAAGAATGGAATTTTTTAGAAGACTACTTACACCTTCAAAAATTAAGATTTTATGATACCGTACAAATTGATTTCAAAAAATCCGGAGATTTTTCTGCTGTTGTCCTTCCCCCATTGTTACTCCAACCAATCATTGAAAATTCTTTCAAACATGGTTTCCGTGGATCAGCTGATGAACAATTTCAATTATTCATTCATGCAAAAATGATAAGAGATTCAGTTTTTAGTTTTGTGGTATATGACAATGGAATAGGAATTCGTGAGGACCTACTGACCGATAAAACAAAACTTTTAGCCAGGTCTCTTGGAAATATCAAGGAACGATTAAGAAATATTTATTCAGAATTTAATTTCGAAGTTACTAGAAATTTCCCGGAAGGTGCTCGAACAGAAATTGAAATTATCCTTAATTCTCGGGTCCAGCAAGTTCTCTAA